A genomic segment from Flavobacterium sp. 9R encodes:
- a CDS encoding leucine--tRNA ligase, which yields MKYNPNEIEAKWQKYWADNKTFAAQNNSDKPKYYVLDMFPYPSGAGLHVGHPLGYIASDVYSRFKRHQGFNVLHPMGYDSFGLPAEQYAIQTGQRPEDTTRVNIDGGVDKEGNAIAGYRKQLDNIGFSFDWDREVRTSNPDYYKHTQWIFIQLFNSWYNKDTDKAEDISTLTAIFEKEGNATVNAVCDDNIISFSASEWNAFSSDEQQKIVLQYRLTYLAETEVNWCPGLGTVLANDEIVNGVSERGGYPVIRKKMTQWSMRISAYAERLLQGLNDIDWSESIKESQRNWIGKSVGAMVTFNVQNHEASIDVFTTRPDTIFGVTFMTLAPEHELVAQITTPEQKEAVDAYIEKTAKRSERERMADVKTISGVFTGAYAEHPFTKEPIPVWIGDYVLAGYGTGAVMAVPCGDERDYAFANFFKGQNGMPTIKNIFDQDISEAAYGAKEGFQLIDSDFLNGLGYKEATQKVIAELEAIGQGKGKINYRLRDAVFSRQRYWGEPFPVYYVNGLPQMIDAKHLPIVLPEVEKYLPTEDGLAPLGNAAVWAWDSVQCSVVSTQLIDNQTIFPLELNTMPGWAGSSWYWMRYMDAQNETEFASAEALKYWESVDLYIGGSEHATGHLLYSRFWNKFLKDKGFAPTEEPFKKLINQGMILGTSAYYPYFDFTVNISVDSYKHPNNDLQIVSNIFKDQENTKNEDLIFDSSFLIDEELFKEKFLDLFKKKFDYEEISDEDIKFEIVNRSTNVTPKRIPYKSIDPISFEINIEKLREDTMFPFAIKMSNEKLFATTEIGKMSKSWLNVVSPDDVCAEYGADTLRLYEMFLGPLEQAKPWNTAGISGVFGFLKKLWRLYFDENGLIVNNDEPTKDNLKSLHKTIKKVAEDIEGFSFNTSVSQFMICVNELSSQNCHSRAILEPLAVVISPYAPHIAEELWSLLGHEGSIATVPFPVFDAQHLVESEKEYPVSFNGKMRFTIKLPLDLTKEQIEEIVMQDERTQKQLDGRTPNKVIIVPGKIINLVG from the coding sequence ATGAAATACAATCCTAACGAAATCGAAGCCAAATGGCAAAAATATTGGGCTGACAACAAGACTTTTGCAGCGCAAAACAACTCTGATAAACCAAAATATTATGTTTTGGATATGTTTCCTTATCCTTCTGGAGCGGGATTACACGTTGGACATCCTCTAGGTTACATCGCATCAGATGTGTATTCGCGTTTCAAAAGACATCAAGGTTTTAATGTTTTGCATCCAATGGGCTATGATAGTTTTGGATTACCTGCTGAACAATATGCCATTCAAACAGGACAACGTCCAGAAGATACCACACGTGTAAATATTGACGGGGGAGTAGATAAAGAGGGAAATGCAATTGCGGGTTACCGAAAACAGTTGGACAACATTGGATTTTCATTTGATTGGGACAGAGAAGTGAGAACTTCCAATCCTGATTATTATAAGCATACACAATGGATTTTTATCCAATTGTTTAATTCTTGGTACAATAAAGACACCGACAAAGCCGAAGATATTTCGACTTTGACAGCTATTTTCGAAAAAGAAGGAAATGCTACTGTAAATGCTGTTTGCGATGACAATATCATTAGTTTTTCAGCAAGCGAATGGAACGCATTTTCATCCGATGAGCAACAAAAAATTGTATTACAGTACCGATTAACCTATTTAGCAGAAACTGAAGTAAACTGGTGCCCTGGATTGGGAACGGTTTTGGCAAATGACGAAATTGTAAATGGCGTTTCAGAACGTGGTGGTTATCCTGTGATTCGCAAGAAAATGACACAATGGAGTATGCGAATTTCAGCGTATGCAGAACGTTTGTTGCAAGGTTTAAACGATATTGACTGGAGCGAAAGTATCAAAGAAAGTCAACGCAACTGGATTGGAAAATCGGTTGGGGCGATGGTAACTTTCAATGTGCAAAATCACGAAGCAAGTATTGACGTATTTACAACCAGACCTGATACTATTTTTGGAGTAACGTTTATGACCTTGGCTCCAGAGCACGAATTGGTGGCTCAAATTACAACTCCAGAACAAAAAGAAGCTGTAGACGCTTATATTGAAAAAACAGCGAAACGTTCCGAAAGAGAGCGTATGGCCGATGTGAAAACTATTTCGGGAGTGTTCACTGGTGCTTATGCGGAACATCCGTTTACCAAAGAACCCATTCCAGTTTGGATTGGCGATTATGTGTTGGCGGGTTACGGAACTGGAGCCGTAATGGCGGTGCCTTGTGGAGACGAAAGAGATTATGCTTTTGCAAATTTCTTCAAAGGTCAAAACGGGATGCCAACTATCAAAAATATCTTTGACCAAGACATTTCAGAAGCGGCTTATGGCGCCAAAGAAGGGTTTCAATTAATCGATTCTGATTTCTTGAACGGCTTAGGTTACAAAGAAGCGACTCAGAAAGTTATTGCCGAACTAGAAGCGATAGGTCAAGGTAAAGGGAAAATCAATTACCGTTTGCGTGATGCAGTGTTCTCGCGTCAACGTTATTGGGGTGAGCCTTTTCCAGTATATTATGTGAACGGATTGCCACAAATGATTGATGCCAAACATTTGCCAATCGTTTTACCAGAAGTAGAGAAATATTTACCAACTGAAGACGGATTAGCTCCTTTGGGGAATGCAGCAGTTTGGGCTTGGGATAGTGTTCAGTGTTCAGTGGTTAGTACTCAGTTGATAGACAACCAAACCATTTTTCCTTTAGAATTGAATACGATGCCAGGATGGGCAGGAAGTTCTTGGTATTGGATGCGTTATATGGATGCGCAAAACGAAACCGAATTTGCTTCTGCCGAGGCTTTGAAATATTGGGAAAGCGTAGATTTATACATTGGCGGAAGCGAACACGCGACAGGTCACTTGTTGTATTCTCGTTTTTGGAACAAATTTTTAAAAGACAAGGGTTTTGCTCCGACCGAAGAACCATTTAAGAAGCTGATTAATCAAGGGATGATTTTGGGGACGAGTGCGTATTATCCATATTTTGATTTTACAGTAAATATCTCTGTCGATTCTTATAAACATCCAAATAATGATTTGCAAATAGTTTCAAACATTTTTAAAGATCAAGAAAACACAAAAAATGAGGATTTAATTTTTGATTCATCTTTTTTAATAGATGAAGAATTATTTAAAGAAAAATTTCTTGATTTATTTAAGAAGAAGTTTGATTACGAAGAAATTTCAGATGAAGATATAAAATTTGAAATAGTAAATCGTTCGACAAATGTCACTCCTAAAAGGATACCATATAAAAGTATTGATCCGATTTCATTTGAAATAAATATTGAGAAACTAAGAGAGGATACAATGTTTCCGTTTGCGATTAAAATGTCAAATGAAAAATTATTTGCAACAACTGAAATAGGTAAAATGTCTAAAAGTTGGTTAAATGTAGTTAGTCCAGACGATGTTTGTGCAGAATACGGAGCGGATACCTTGCGTTTGTATGAAATGTTCTTAGGACCATTGGAACAAGCCAAACCTTGGAATACGGCAGGAATTTCTGGAGTTTTTGGTTTCTTGAAAAAACTATGGCGTTTGTATTTTGATGAAAACGGTTTGATTGTAAACAACGACGAACCTACCAAAGACAACTTAAAGTCATTACACAAAACCATCAAAAAAGTGGCAGAAGACATTGAAGGATTCTCTTTCAATACTTCGGTTTCACAATTTATGATTTGTGTCAACGAATTGTCATCACAAAACTGTCATTCTCGTGCCATTTTAGAGCCATTAGCAGTGGTGATTTCGCCTTATGCGCCTCATATTGCAGAAGAATTGTGGTCGTTGTTAGGTCACGAAGGGTCTATTGCAACTGTTCCGTTTCCAGTTTTTGACGCGCAACATTTGGTTGAAAGTGAAAAAGAATATCCAGTTTCTTTCAACGGAAAAATGCGTTTCACCATCAAATTGCCTTTGGATTTAACCAAAGAACAAATCGAGGAAATCGTAATGCAAGATGAAAGAACCCAAAAACAATTAGACGGCAGAACGCCAAATAAAGTGATTATTGTGCCAGGGAAAATTATTAACTTGGTAGGGTAA
- the rsgA gene encoding ribosome small subunit-dependent GTPase A, whose product MTGTVYKSTGSWYTVKSNQGDFIECRMKGKFRMKGIKSTNPIAVGDVVDYELEETSDTVTGTIHHIHDRKNYIVRKSVNLSHQMHIIAANIDRVFLLITINNPPTTFSFIDRFLVTAEAYGIETILVFNKIDTLDDVTLDDQLYMQHVYQEIGYQCLRVSAAEGKGVEALKELMIGKTSMFSGHSGVGKSTLVNALEPTLDLKTKNISEQSKQGQHTTTFAEMYDLSFDASIIDTPGIKGFGIVDMEPQEISDYFPEFFRLKEQCKFNNCLHKEEPHCAIKSALEKDEIAWSRYNSYLKILEGDDEHYRVDTYDEDRKASDKTRE is encoded by the coding sequence ATGACAGGAACCGTTTATAAATCTACAGGAAGTTGGTACACCGTGAAATCCAATCAAGGCGATTTTATTGAATGCAGGATGAAGGGGAAGTTCCGAATGAAAGGAATTAAAAGTACCAATCCCATTGCAGTAGGCGATGTAGTAGATTATGAATTGGAAGAGACTTCGGATACCGTTACGGGTACGATTCATCATATTCACGACCGTAAGAATTACATTGTTCGAAAATCAGTGAATTTGTCGCATCAAATGCACATTATTGCGGCCAATATTGACCGTGTTTTTCTGTTGATTACCATCAACAATCCTCCAACTACGTTTAGTTTTATCGATAGATTTTTGGTTACTGCCGAAGCCTATGGTATTGAGACTATTTTGGTTTTTAACAAAATAGATACTTTAGACGATGTTACCTTAGATGATCAATTGTATATGCAACACGTTTATCAGGAAATAGGGTATCAATGTTTGCGCGTTTCGGCTGCTGAAGGTAAAGGTGTCGAAGCGTTGAAGGAATTAATGATAGGTAAAACAAGTATGTTCTCGGGACATTCGGGTGTTGGGAAATCGACTTTGGTTAATGCTTTGGAACCCACCTTGGATTTGAAAACCAAGAATATCTCCGAGCAAAGCAAGCAAGGTCAGCATACCACTACTTTTGCAGAGATGTATGATTTGTCTTTTGATGCTAGTATTATTGATACACCAGGTATCAAAGGATTTGGAATTGTAGATATGGAGCCTCAAGAAATTAGCGATTATTTTCCTGAATTTTTTAGATTGAAAGAACAATGCAAGTTCAACAATTGTTTGCATAAAGAAGAACCGCATTGTGCTATAAAGTCAGCTTTAGAAAAAGATGAAATCGCTTGGTCGCGTTACAATAGTTACCTTAAAATCCTTGAAGGCGACGACGAACATTACCGTGTGGATACGTATGATGAAGATAGAAAAGCAAGTGATAAAACGAGGGAGTAA
- the frr gene encoding ribosome recycling factor, whose product MTEEIEFILDSTEESMNGSIAHLEKSFLNIRAGKASPAMLGSVFVDYYGSASPLSQVSKISVPDARTITLQPFEKSMLHPIEKAIMVANLGFNPMNNGDIIIISVPPLTEDRRRELAKQAKAEAEDAKIGIRNARKDANTDIKKLEKDGTSEDICKSAEEQVQNLTNTFIKKIDELLAVKEAEIMKV is encoded by the coding sequence ATGACTGAAGAAATTGAATTTATATTAGATAGTACAGAAGAATCTATGAATGGTTCTATTGCGCATTTAGAAAAATCATTTTTGAATATCCGCGCGGGGAAAGCTTCTCCAGCAATGCTTGGAAGTGTTTTTGTAGATTATTACGGGTCTGCATCACCGCTTTCTCAAGTGTCGAAAATTAGTGTTCCTGATGCGAGAACCATTACTTTGCAACCGTTTGAAAAAAGTATGTTGCACCCAATAGAAAAAGCAATTATGGTGGCTAATTTAGGGTTTAACCCAATGAACAATGGAGACATTATCATCATTAGCGTTCCACCTTTGACAGAAGACCGTCGTAGAGAATTGGCCAAACAAGCCAAAGCCGAAGCCGAAGACGCCAAAATTGGAATTCGTAACGCTCGTAAAGACGCCAATACCGATATCAAAAAATTAGAAAAAGACGGTACCTCGGAAGACATTTGCAAAAGCGCAGAAGAGCAAGTACAAAACTTAACCAACACTTTCATCAAAAAAATCGATGAATTGCTAGCCGTTAAGGAAGCCGAAATTATGAAAGTGTAA
- a CDS encoding undecaprenyl-diphosphate phosphatase: MNTLQAIILAIIEGITEFLPVSSTGHMIIASSFFGIAHDDFTKLFTIVIQLGAILSVVILYFKRFFQSLDFYFKLLVAFIPAVVLGLLLSDFIDGLLENPVTVAVSLLIGGFILLKVDEWFNHTTTENEKEITYQQAFKIGLFQCLAMIPGVSRSGASIVGGMSQKLSRTSAAEFSFFLAVPTMLGATVKKCYDYYKDGFVLSDDQINYLIIGNIVAFIVALLAIKTFIGFLTKNGFKVFGYYRILAGIVLLIIHFFIHPLTII; this comes from the coding sequence ATGAATACACTACAAGCAATCATCCTTGCAATTATTGAAGGAATTACTGAATTTTTGCCTGTTTCTTCGACTGGGCATATGATTATTGCTTCGTCTTTTTTTGGAATTGCGCACGACGATTTTACCAAATTATTCACTATTGTGATTCAATTGGGAGCGATTTTATCGGTAGTAATTTTGTATTTCAAACGGTTTTTCCAATCCTTAGATTTCTATTTCAAGTTATTGGTGGCTTTTATACCTGCAGTCGTTTTGGGATTGCTATTAAGCGATTTTATAGACGGATTGCTTGAAAATCCAGTTACCGTTGCAGTGTCATTGCTAATTGGTGGTTTTATTTTATTAAAAGTAGACGAGTGGTTCAATCACACTACTACAGAAAACGAAAAAGAAATCACCTATCAACAAGCCTTTAAGATTGGTTTGTTTCAATGTTTAGCAATGATTCCCGGAGTCTCTCGAAGCGGAGCGAGTATTGTGGGCGGAATGTCGCAAAAATTATCTCGTACTTCTGCGGCAGAATTTTCTTTTTTCTTAGCTGTTCCTACGATGTTGGGCGCTACAGTCAAAAAATGTTACGACTATTATAAAGACGGATTTGTTTTGAGCGACGACCAAATAAACTATTTGATTATTGGTAATATCGTGGCTTTCATAGTAGCCTTATTGGCAATTAAAACCTTCATTGGTTTCTTGACTAAAAATGGTTTCAAAGTATTTGGTTACTATCGTATATTGGCAGGGATTGTCTTGCTTATTATTCATTTTTTCATTCATCCTCTGACCATCATTTAA
- a CDS encoding thioredoxin family protein, which produces MKTSIAKALFHSHPYTNYRKIVSDLLKEGKSSGNEQSEDLTHYSALNETRMNRLDKTIKIDPAIAEQLKGLQNEYIWLVLAEGWCGDAAQLLPVMNKMALETDKIDLKVVFRDENDDLMQHFLTNGGKAIPKLIIIDKATSEVVGDWGPRPKGAKDLILNYKKEHGVVDETAKSELQLWYLHDKGISTQEEILGLITESIEV; this is translated from the coding sequence ATGAAAACTTCAATAGCAAAAGCATTATTTCATAGTCATCCTTATACGAATTACAGAAAAATAGTTTCTGATTTACTAAAAGAAGGAAAATCATCTGGGAACGAACAAAGTGAAGATTTAACGCATTATAGTGCTCTAAACGAAACAAGAATGAATCGTTTAGATAAAACAATAAAAATTGATCCAGCCATTGCTGAACAACTAAAGGGATTGCAAAATGAATATATTTGGTTGGTTTTAGCTGAAGGATGGTGCGGTGATGCTGCTCAATTATTGCCAGTTATGAATAAAATGGCATTAGAAACCGATAAAATTGATTTGAAAGTTGTTTTTAGAGATGAAAATGACGATTTAATGCAGCATTTTTTGACCAATGGCGGAAAAGCTATCCCTAAGTTGATTATTATTGATAAAGCTACTTCTGAGGTGGTTGGCGATTGGGGACCAAGACCAAAAGGAGCCAAAGACTTAATTTTGAATTACAAAAAAGAGCACGGTGTGGTTGATGAAACGGCCAAATCAGAGCTGCAATTATGGTATTTACATGATAAAGGAATAAGTACTCAAGAAGAAATTTTGGGTTTAATTACTGAATCTATAGAGGTTTAG
- a CDS encoding ABC transporter permease, with translation MSSNFDKFQKRRLISSYFSVVLSVFLVLFLLGTLGLFIVNSKKLADDFREKIAMTVFFKKEATDSTFQAFEKELKAAKFPKQFVYVSKEKAAKEHTDIIGEDFLTFLGENPLQNSYDINLKADYVVRDSITRIESHFRKNPMISDIVYDKQLVNLVNDNIKKVSMWILIISGFLTIIAVLLINSSLRLSIHSNRFIIKTMQMVGATKSFIRKPFVIKSIKLGMIGAGLAIVALISLLIYIETNFPDLGILEDKLIIAVILLGVFGLGVLITWLSTYFATQRFLNLRTDDLY, from the coding sequence ATGAGTTCTAACTTCGACAAATTTCAAAAACGCAGGTTAATTTCCTCTTATTTTTCGGTAGTATTGAGTGTTTTTTTGGTGTTATTCCTATTGGGAACATTAGGACTATTCATCGTGAATTCTAAAAAATTAGCCGATGATTTTAGAGAAAAAATTGCGATGACTGTTTTCTTCAAAAAAGAAGCTACTGACAGTACTTTTCAGGCCTTTGAAAAAGAATTAAAAGCGGCTAAATTTCCGAAACAATTTGTATATGTTTCCAAGGAAAAAGCAGCCAAAGAACACACAGATATCATTGGAGAAGATTTCCTTACTTTCTTGGGAGAAAATCCACTTCAAAATTCCTACGATATCAACCTAAAAGCGGATTATGTGGTTCGTGATAGTATTACTAGAATTGAAAGTCATTTTCGTAAAAACCCAATGATTTCTGACATTGTTTATGACAAACAATTGGTAAATCTAGTAAACGATAACATCAAGAAAGTTAGTATGTGGATTTTAATCATCAGTGGTTTTCTAACGATAATTGCAGTGTTATTGATTAACAGCTCCTTGCGTTTGTCGATTCATTCCAATCGTTTTATCATCAAAACGATGCAAATGGTGGGCGCTACCAAATCCTTTATCCGCAAACCTTTTGTCATTAAAAGCATAAAATTAGGAATGATTGGAGCTGGTTTGGCTATCGTGGCTTTGATTTCTTTATTAATTTATATTGAAACGAACTTCCCAGATTTAGGAATTTTAGAAGACAAATTAATCATTGCTGTGATTCTCTTGGGCGTATTTGGTCTTGGCGTTTTAATCACTTGGTTGAGCACGTACTTTGCTACTCAACGTTTCTTGAACCTAAGAACAGACGATTTATATTAG
- the pyrH gene encoding UMP kinase produces the protein MKYKRILLKLSGEALMGDLNYGIDPKRLAEYAHEIKKVHAKGVEIAIVIGGGNIFRGVAGASSGMDRVQGDYMGMLATVINGMALQGALEDNGMKTRLMTALKMESIAEPYIKRRADRHLEKGRIVIFGAGTGNPYFTTDTAAVLRGIEVSADVILKGTRVDGVYDSDPEKNASAVKFDYITFDDVLSKGLNVMDTTAFTLSQENKLPIVVFDMNKEGNLLKICEGENIGTVVNI, from the coding sequence ATGAAATACAAAAGAATCCTTCTAAAATTAAGTGGTGAAGCGCTAATGGGCGATTTAAACTACGGAATTGATCCTAAAAGATTAGCTGAGTATGCCCATGAAATTAAGAAAGTGCATGCTAAAGGAGTAGAAATAGCCATTGTAATTGGTGGAGGAAACATTTTTAGAGGTGTTGCTGGTGCAAGTTCTGGAATGGATCGCGTTCAAGGTGATTATATGGGAATGCTAGCCACTGTAATCAACGGAATGGCGTTACAAGGAGCATTAGAAGATAACGGAATGAAAACCCGTTTGATGACTGCTTTAAAAATGGAATCTATTGCAGAACCTTATATCAAAAGAAGAGCAGATCGTCATTTAGAAAAAGGACGTATTGTGATTTTTGGAGCTGGAACAGGAAATCCCTATTTTACAACCGATACTGCAGCCGTTTTGAGAGGTATCGAAGTAAGCGCAGATGTAATTTTAAAAGGAACACGCGTAGATGGTGTGTATGATTCTGATCCAGAAAAAAATGCTTCTGCTGTAAAATTTGACTACATTACATTTGACGATGTGTTAAGCAAAGGGCTCAATGTAATGGACACAACCGCTTTTACTTTAAGTCAAGAAAATAAATTGCCAATTGTAGTTTTTGACATGAACAAAGAAGGCAATTTATTGAAAATCTGTGAAGGCGAAAACATAGGAACAGTAGTTAATATATAA
- a CDS encoding DUF3098 domain-containing protein, which translates to MKNNEIKKEFLFEKTNYIILLIGIAVIALGFLLMSGGGSDDPAVFSEAIFDFRRIRLAPTTVLIGFGITIYAILKNPKKQ; encoded by the coding sequence ATGAAAAACAACGAAATAAAAAAAGAATTCCTTTTTGAAAAAACCAACTACATCATCCTATTAATAGGTATTGCAGTAATTGCACTTGGGTTTCTACTAATGTCTGGCGGTGGTAGTGATGACCCTGCCGTTTTTAGTGAAGCTATTTTTGACTTCAGAAGAATTCGTTTGGCTCCAACAACGGTACTTATAGGTTTTGGAATCACTATTTATGCTATTCTTAAAAATCCTAAAAAACAGTAA
- the truB gene encoding tRNA pseudouridine(55) synthase TruB, with protein MTPEDYLEGQVLLIDKPLHFTSFQAVNKLKYLLINKVGLPKKFKIGHAGTLDPLASGLLLICTGKFTKRITELQGQAKEYTGTFHIGATTPSYDLETEVDQHFPTTHITDALIHETVKQFLGEIDQKPPIFSAIKKDGVRLYEHARAGETVEIASRKTTIHEFEITRIALPEVDFRVVCSKGTYIRSLAFDFGQALQSGAHLTALRRTKIGDYDVQNAVTPTTFEEHLG; from the coding sequence ATGACACCCGAAGACTACTTAGAAGGTCAAGTCCTTTTGATTGACAAACCCTTGCATTTTACTTCTTTTCAAGCGGTAAACAAGTTGAAGTATTTATTGATTAACAAAGTGGGATTGCCAAAAAAATTCAAGATTGGTCACGCAGGAACCTTAGACCCATTGGCTTCTGGTTTATTATTAATCTGCACTGGTAAATTCACTAAACGCATAACAGAATTACAAGGGCAAGCCAAAGAATATACAGGCACTTTTCATATTGGAGCTACTACTCCATCCTACGATTTAGAAACCGAAGTAGACCAACACTTCCCAACCACACACATCACTGATGCGTTGATACACGAAACGGTAAAACAATTTTTGGGAGAAATTGATCAAAAACCACCTATTTTTTCCGCTATAAAAAAAGATGGCGTACGCTTGTACGAGCACGCGAGAGCAGGAGAAACCGTTGAAATTGCAAGCAGAAAAACCACCATTCACGAATTTGAAATCACCAGAATTGCACTTCCAGAAGTTGATTTTAGAGTGGTTTGTAGCAAAGGTACTTACATCAGATCTCTAGCCTTTGATTTTGGACAAGCTTTGCAATCTGGAGCACATTTAACAGCTCTGCGAAGAACCAAGATTGGTGATTATGATGTTCAAAATGCTGTAACACCAACTACTTTTGAAGAACATTTAGGATAA
- a CDS encoding transposase, with product MERKVRYDASFKLECVKLVLEKHYSCNYVSKQKGLNESNIRKWVRFYKQYGSIGLLPRK from the coding sequence ATGGAAAGAAAAGTCAGATATGATGCTTCATTTAAACTTGAATGCGTAAAATTAGTATTAGAAAAACATTATTCGTGCAATTATGTTTCTAAACAAAAAGGTCTAAATGAGTCTAACATTCGTAAATGGGTTCGATTTTATAAGCAATATGGCAGTATTGGTTTGCTGCCAAGAAAAA
- a CDS encoding patatin-like phospholipase family protein — MQQSKPIGLVLSGGGSKGIAHAGVLQFLNEQNIYPTQISGSSAGSIVAALYGCGKTPKEILDFFKSIYFFHWKHFTFSKAGLIDPESFKEYFIEIFEDSVLGDLKIPIHITATNMVKGKLTVFDAKTKTIDAILASSAFPGVISPYEINGELYSDGGILNHFPTELIQDKCAFLIGVYVSPMQKIQAKDLTSIKSVTSRAFDLLTANSSLNKFNTCHWLIEPEELCAYSTFETSKTKMDAIFKIGYEAAKKSYKNIILDI, encoded by the coding sequence ATGCAACAATCAAAACCTATAGGTTTGGTATTATCAGGAGGCGGTTCTAAAGGCATTGCCCATGCAGGAGTTTTACAGTTTCTAAATGAACAAAACATTTATCCGACACAAATTTCTGGATCGAGTGCGGGATCCATAGTAGCCGCTTTATATGGATGCGGAAAAACACCCAAAGAAATTCTGGATTTTTTTAAATCCATTTACTTTTTCCACTGGAAGCATTTTACTTTTTCGAAAGCAGGGCTAATTGATCCTGAATCCTTCAAAGAATATTTTATAGAAATTTTCGAAGATAGCGTTTTAGGCGACTTGAAAATCCCCATTCACATAACTGCAACCAATATGGTAAAAGGAAAATTGACTGTTTTTGATGCCAAAACTAAAACAATAGACGCCATTTTAGCTTCAAGTGCTTTTCCAGGAGTCATTTCTCCCTATGAAATCAATGGGGAATTATACAGTGATGGCGGCATATTGAATCATTTTCCAACCGAATTAATTCAAGATAAATGTGCCTTTTTGATAGGTGTATATGTAAGTCCTATGCAAAAAATTCAAGCCAAAGATTTAACATCGATAAAGTCAGTTACCAGTAGAGCCTTTGATTTGCTTACCGCTAACTCAAGTTTAAATAAATTCAATACGTGTCATTGGCTGATAGAACCAGAAGAATTATGTGCTTATAGTACCTTTGAAACGAGTAAAACCAAAATGGATGCCATATTCAAAATTGGCTATGAAGCCGCCAAAAAAAGCTATAAAAACATAATCTTAGATATTTAA
- the dtd gene encoding D-aminoacyl-tRNA deacylase has protein sequence MRVIIQRVTNASVTVESKIVAEIQKGLLVFVGIEEADNQEDMDWLVTKITQLRIFGDENEVMNLSIQDVGGDVLVVSQFTLHAATKKGNRPSYIKAAKPDIAIPMYERFVKALESKLGKKVPTGIFGADMKVLLLNDGPVTIQIDSKNRE, from the coding sequence ATGAGAGTCATAATCCAAAGAGTAACGAATGCCTCAGTAACAGTTGAGAGCAAAATAGTAGCCGAAATCCAAAAAGGGCTGTTGGTTTTTGTTGGAATTGAAGAAGCCGATAATCAAGAAGATATGGATTGGTTAGTGACCAAAATTACGCAGCTTCGTATTTTTGGTGATGAAAATGAGGTAATGAATCTTTCTATTCAAGATGTTGGAGGAGATGTGCTTGTGGTCAGTCAGTTTACGCTTCACGCAGCTACCAAAAAAGGGAATCGCCCTTCGTATATCAAAGCCGCAAAACCTGATATCGCCATTCCTATGTATGAGCGTTTTGTAAAAGCCTTAGAGAGTAAATTAGGAAAAAAAGTACCCACCGGTATTTTTGGTGCGGATATGAAGGTTTTATTGTTAAATGATGGACCAGTAACCATTCAAATAGACTCAAAAAATAGAGAATAA